In Archangium violaceum, the following are encoded in one genomic region:
- the fabD gene encoding ACP S-malonyltransferase: protein MRAYMFPGQGSQVKGMGRGLFERHVELTRKADDILGYSIKRLCLEDPEGVLGKTQYTQPALYVVNAFSYLNALEENPTPPDYLLGHSLGEYDALFAAGAFDFETGLRLVKKRGELMSQASGGGMAAVVNREVAEIQAILKERQLDSIDIANFNSPSQTVLSGPRQAIIDAGAVFKELGVTYIPLNVSAAFHSRYMREAEDAIQETLERMTFSELKIPVISNVLARPYKSSELKTNLKRQISSSVQWLDSIRYLMGVGVSEFREIGPGDVLTKLVKAIQKKATPLVVKEEPAPASESKAAARTGRPFVTPEQLGSAEFRRDYNLRHAYVTGGMVKGIASKELVVRMGKAGSMGFLGTGGLRLPVIEDALQYIQAHLQRGESYGVNLLSNLVNPKAEMEAVDLLLRYGVKNIEAAAYTQLTPALVKFRLKGLSRDKQGNVTSQHRVMAKISRPEVAELFLNPPAERLVKQLVDSGAVSREQAELSQKIAMADDLCVEADSGGHTDMGIVTVLLPTIMRQRDAICRQRGYSRRVRVGTAGGIGSPEAAASAFILGAEFILTGSINQCTVEAGTSDEVKDMLADMNVQDTDYAPAGDMFEIGARVQVLSRGVLFPPRANKLHELWRNHGAWEQIDPKTRQQIEGKYFGRSFGEVFEETRNYYLREMPQQIDKAEVNPKHKMALVFRWYFVHTMRLAMKGDKNDRVNYQVHTGPAMGAFNQWVKGTGLENWRNRHPDALGELLMKETAGLLCDRLGEYSRALS, encoded by the coding sequence ATGAGAGCGTACATGTTTCCGGGGCAGGGCTCCCAGGTGAAGGGCATGGGGCGTGGCCTGTTCGAGCGGCATGTCGAGCTGACGCGCAAGGCCGACGACATCCTGGGCTACTCGATCAAACGGCTGTGCCTGGAGGATCCCGAGGGCGTGCTCGGCAAGACGCAGTACACCCAGCCCGCCCTCTACGTCGTGAATGCCTTCAGCTACCTGAACGCGCTCGAGGAGAACCCCACGCCTCCGGATTACCTGCTCGGGCACAGCCTGGGCGAGTACGACGCCCTGTTCGCCGCGGGAGCGTTCGACTTCGAGACCGGCCTCCGCCTGGTGAAGAAGCGCGGCGAGCTGATGAGTCAGGCCTCCGGCGGTGGCATGGCCGCCGTCGTGAACCGCGAGGTGGCGGAGATCCAGGCGATCCTCAAGGAGCGCCAGCTCGATTCCATCGACATCGCCAACTTCAACAGTCCCTCGCAGACGGTGCTGTCGGGTCCCAGGCAGGCGATCATCGACGCGGGCGCCGTCTTCAAGGAGTTGGGTGTCACCTACATTCCGCTGAACGTCAGCGCCGCGTTCCATTCGCGCTACATGCGCGAGGCGGAGGACGCCATCCAGGAGACCCTGGAGCGGATGACCTTCTCCGAGCTGAAGATTCCCGTCATCTCGAACGTCCTGGCGCGGCCCTACAAGAGCTCCGAGCTCAAGACGAACCTGAAGCGGCAGATCAGCTCTTCCGTGCAATGGCTGGACAGCATCCGCTACCTGATGGGCGTGGGCGTGTCCGAGTTCCGGGAGATCGGCCCGGGGGATGTCCTCACGAAGCTGGTCAAGGCCATCCAGAAGAAGGCGACGCCGCTCGTCGTGAAGGAGGAGCCGGCTCCCGCCAGTGAGAGCAAGGCGGCGGCCCGGACGGGCAGGCCGTTCGTCACGCCGGAGCAGCTGGGCTCGGCGGAGTTCAGGCGGGACTACAACCTCCGGCATGCGTACGTGACCGGCGGGATGGTGAAGGGCATCGCCTCGAAGGAGCTCGTCGTCCGCATGGGCAAGGCGGGGTCGATGGGGTTCCTGGGCACCGGGGGTCTCCGGCTGCCCGTCATCGAGGACGCCCTCCAGTACATCCAGGCCCACCTCCAGCGCGGCGAGTCCTATGGCGTGAACCTGCTCAGCAACCTGGTCAACCCGAAGGCGGAGATGGAGGCCGTCGACCTGTTGCTGCGCTATGGCGTCAAGAACATCGAGGCGGCCGCCTACACGCAGTTGACGCCCGCGCTGGTCAAGTTCCGGCTGAAGGGTCTCTCGCGGGACAAGCAGGGGAACGTGACGAGCCAGCACCGCGTCATGGCGAAGATCTCCCGCCCGGAGGTCGCCGAGCTCTTCCTCAATCCGCCCGCCGAGCGGCTCGTGAAGCAGCTGGTGGACTCGGGCGCCGTCAGCCGCGAGCAGGCCGAGCTGTCGCAGAAGATCGCCATGGCGGATGACCTCTGCGTGGAGGCGGACTCCGGCGGCCATACCGACATGGGAATCGTCACGGTGCTCCTGCCGACCATCATGCGGCAGCGTGATGCCATCTGCCGGCAGCGGGGCTACTCGCGCCGGGTGCGGGTGGGAACCGCCGGGGGCATCGGCAGCCCGGAGGCGGCCGCGTCCGCGTTCATCCTCGGGGCGGAGTTCATCCTCACGGGCTCCATCAACCAGTGCACCGTCGAGGCCGGGACCAGCGACGAGGTCAAGGACATGCTGGCCGACATGAACGTCCAGGACACGGACTACGCGCCCGCGGGGGACATGTTCGAGATCGGCGCGCGCGTCCAGGTGCTGAGCCGGGGCGTGCTCTTCCCTCCCAGGGCCAACAAGCTCCATGAGCTGTGGCGCAATCATGGCGCCTGGGAGCAGATCGATCCGAAGACCCGCCAGCAGATCGAAGGAAAGTATTTCGGGCGCAGCTTCGGTGAGGTGTTCGAGGAGACCCGCAACTACTACCTGCGCGAGATGCCCCAGCAGATCGACAAGGCCGAGGTCAATCCCAAGCACAAGATGGCGCTCGTCTTCCGCTGGTACTTCGTTCACACGATGCGGCTGGCCATGAAGGGAGACAAGAACGACCGGGTGAACTACCAGGTGCACACCGGCCCCGCCATGGGCGCGTTCAATCAGTGGGTCAAGGGCACGGGGCTCGAG
- a CDS encoding acyltransferase domain-containing protein: MRPGDSSQSQLPLVFMYSGQGSQYYQMGRELYLEDARFRRVMQELDGLVERHLGESVLQHIYDERRKKSEPFVRTRITHQAIFMVEYALTQVLLDEGLRPSFVLGSSLGEVTAAAVSGIVSLEDCVELLVENARLLEGRCERGGMIAVIHAASLYESEPALHGNCELASVSWDSHFVVSGGESGLSRAEEFLKRRDILHQRLPVEYGFHSSSLESVRVGFQGFLSTVRYNPPRFPFVSCARAGVVESMADDHFWHAFRGRIEFLRTLQHLERQGSHFYLDVGPSGTLSTFIKQILPARGGANTCPTLTPFGQDLKTLARARSMISGS; this comes from the coding sequence GTGCGCCCGGGAGATTCCAGTCAAAGCCAGCTGCCCCTCGTGTTCATGTATTCGGGGCAGGGCTCGCAGTACTACCAGATGGGCCGTGAGCTCTACCTGGAGGACGCTCGTTTCCGACGGGTGATGCAGGAGCTCGACGGGCTCGTCGAGCGCCACCTCGGTGAGTCGGTCCTCCAGCACATCTACGACGAGCGCCGCAAGAAGTCGGAGCCGTTCGTGCGCACGCGCATCACCCACCAGGCCATCTTCATGGTGGAGTATGCGCTCACCCAGGTGTTGCTCGACGAGGGCCTCCGGCCGTCGTTCGTCCTGGGCTCGAGCCTGGGTGAGGTCACCGCCGCGGCCGTCTCCGGGATCGTGAGCCTGGAGGACTGTGTCGAGCTGCTGGTGGAGAACGCCCGGCTCCTGGAGGGCCGGTGTGAGCGGGGCGGGATGATCGCGGTGATTCATGCCGCCTCGCTGTACGAGTCCGAGCCCGCCCTCCATGGCAATTGCGAGCTGGCCTCCGTGAGTTGGGATTCCCACTTCGTGGTGTCAGGCGGGGAGTCAGGACTGTCGCGGGCGGAGGAGTTCCTCAAGCGCCGGGACATTCTCCACCAGCGCCTGCCCGTCGAGTATGGCTTCCATTCCTCCTCGCTGGAGTCGGTGAGGGTCGGGTTCCAGGGCTTCCTGTCGACCGTGCGCTACAACCCGCCGAGGTTCCCGTTCGTCTCGTGCGCCAGGGCGGGCGTCGTCGAGTCCATGGCCGACGATCATTTCTGGCATGCGTTCAGGGGGCGGATCGAGTTCCTCCGGACCCTCCAGCACCTGGAGCGCCAGGGAAGCCATTTCTATCTGGACGTCGGACCGTCCGGGACGCTGTCGACCTTCATCAAGCAGATCCTGCCGGCGCGGGGTGGGGCGAATACCTGCCCGACGCTCACGCCGTTCGGGCAGGACCTCAAGACGCTGGCTCGCGCCAGGTCGATGATTTCAGGGAGCTAG
- a CDS encoding polyketide synthase produces the protein MRDVVHLQRQDGIATVVMEDRESKNTFSKELTSGLLKTFDEIQKDKTVKAVVLRGFENYFCCGGTREELLKIYSGEAVFTDGHIHDLLLRCEVPVISAMQGHALGGGLALGSYADILVMGTQCLYSTNFMKYGFTPGFGSTFIIPKRFGDTLGREMLFTARNYHGAELKERGAGAIIVDKNEVVSTAMKLARELVEKPRLALVTLKKHFSSAIEADLTECIRKELRMHELTFSQPEVRERIETLFGNA, from the coding sequence ATGAGAGACGTGGTCCATTTGCAGCGGCAGGATGGCATCGCCACCGTGGTCATGGAGGATCGGGAGAGCAAGAACACGTTCTCGAAGGAGCTGACCTCGGGGTTGCTCAAGACCTTCGACGAGATCCAGAAGGACAAGACCGTCAAGGCGGTGGTCCTCCGGGGCTTCGAGAACTACTTCTGCTGCGGAGGGACCCGCGAGGAGCTGCTGAAGATCTACTCGGGTGAGGCCGTCTTCACCGATGGGCACATCCACGACCTCCTGCTCCGGTGCGAGGTCCCGGTCATCTCCGCCATGCAGGGGCATGCCCTGGGAGGCGGCCTGGCCCTGGGCAGCTACGCGGACATCCTCGTGATGGGCACCCAGTGTCTCTACAGCACCAACTTCATGAAGTATGGGTTCACGCCAGGTTTCGGCTCGACGTTCATCATCCCGAAGCGGTTCGGTGACACCCTGGGCCGGGAGATGCTGTTCACCGCGAGGAACTACCATGGCGCGGAGCTGAAGGAGCGGGGCGCCGGGGCGATCATCGTCGACAAGAACGAGGTCGTCTCCACCGCCATGAAGCTCGCTCGCGAGCTGGTGGAGAAGCCGCGGCTCGCGCTGGTCACGCTCAAGAAACACTTCAGCAGCGCGATCGAAGCGGACCTGACGGAGTGCATCCGCAAGGAATTGAGGATGCACGAGCTCACGTTCTCGCAGCCGGAAGTGCGCGAGCGGATCGAGACGCTGTTCGGAAACGCCTGA
- a CDS encoding enoyl-CoA hydratase-related protein yields the protein MYESISVRRFDYGRAIVLNRPESGNKIDRVLLHELNLELDEIERDADSRLIILQGRDGVFCTGRDFAEPTEAHSREGTMFARYMETIRRLAMIPRAVISSVDGQVVAGGVGFVVASDLVVATPRSQFSLSETLWGLLPACVTPYLIRRVGFQNAYRMTLTTMPVQARRAFEMNLVDEVSDKPDEMIRQWALRLTRLKSSTIGNTKRFFRDMWMITEETERMAVAEISRLSELPEVKKDIRDFVERRLFPWDVKDPEGT from the coding sequence ATGTATGAGTCTATTTCCGTCAGGCGTTTCGACTACGGTCGCGCCATCGTGCTGAACCGGCCCGAGTCGGGCAACAAGATCGACCGGGTGCTGCTCCACGAGTTGAACCTCGAGCTGGACGAGATCGAACGCGATGCCGACTCCCGGCTGATCATCCTGCAGGGCCGCGATGGCGTGTTCTGTACGGGGCGGGACTTCGCGGAGCCCACCGAGGCGCATTCGCGGGAAGGCACCATGTTCGCCCGGTACATGGAGACGATCCGGCGGCTCGCGATGATCCCCAGGGCGGTCATCTCCAGCGTGGACGGTCAGGTGGTCGCGGGCGGGGTGGGCTTCGTGGTGGCGAGTGACCTCGTCGTGGCGACGCCCCGCTCGCAGTTCAGCCTCTCCGAGACGCTGTGGGGCCTGCTGCCGGCGTGCGTGACGCCCTATCTCATCCGGCGGGTGGGCTTCCAGAATGCCTATCGGATGACGCTGACGACGATGCCCGTCCAGGCCCGCAGGGCCTTCGAGATGAACCTGGTGGACGAGGTCAGTGACAAGCCCGATGAGATGATCCGCCAGTGGGCCCTGCGGTTGACGCGCTTGAAGAGCTCGACGATCGGCAACACCAAACGGTTCTTCCGTGACATGTGGATGATCACGGAAGAGACCGAGCGGATGGCCGTGGCGGAGATCAGCAGGCTCTCGGAGCTGCCGGAGGTCAAGAAGGACATCCGCGACTTCGTCGAGCGGCGGCTGTTTCCGTGGGACGTGAAGGACCCCGAAGGCACGTGA
- a CDS encoding beta-ketoacyl synthase N-terminal-like domain-containing protein — MSEKIVITGMGVVCSIGGSIEELRAALEAGRSGVGFIQQDSASAGPVNIGAMLKDFSFEQRLPALAGLPPPVLERARRSAQRAPLPIQCSVLGALQAWKEARLGEAPIDPERIGVVVAAEGSMQRFHFDAFAKYGKGPEYLSPRYVLHGLETDHVGTLSEVLQLHGEGFTVGGASASGNVAILKAAQLLQLGLLDACVVVGALCDLSPVALQGFFNVGAMGGRRFRDSPELACRPFDQEHEGFIYGQGSGCLILETAGSAKGRGVPGKAELLGGALRLDGNRLADPNEAGEIRVMQQCMARANLRPEQVDYINAHGSASPLGDKTEVRAIRAVLGDQTPRVWINSTKGLTGHCLFSAGVIEAIACVTQMEHGFVHPNLNLRQPIDTVCRFSGPVAERVRIQVALSNSFGFGGINSCIAFGTRGPGDV, encoded by the coding sequence ATGAGCGAGAAGATTGTCATTACCGGCATGGGCGTGGTCTGCTCGATTGGTGGCTCGATCGAGGAGCTCCGGGCCGCGCTCGAGGCGGGTCGCAGCGGAGTCGGGTTCATCCAGCAAGACTCCGCGTCCGCGGGGCCCGTCAACATCGGTGCGATGCTCAAGGACTTCTCGTTCGAGCAGCGCCTCCCGGCACTCGCGGGGTTGCCACCTCCCGTGCTGGAGCGGGCCCGCAGGAGCGCGCAGCGGGCGCCGCTCCCCATCCAGTGCTCGGTGCTCGGTGCGCTCCAGGCCTGGAAGGAAGCGCGGCTCGGCGAGGCGCCCATCGACCCCGAGCGAATCGGGGTCGTCGTGGCGGCCGAGGGCTCGATGCAGCGGTTCCACTTCGACGCCTTCGCCAAGTACGGCAAGGGGCCGGAGTACCTGTCGCCGCGGTACGTCCTGCATGGGCTCGAGACCGACCATGTCGGCACCCTCAGCGAGGTTCTGCAACTGCACGGCGAGGGCTTCACCGTTGGCGGTGCCTCCGCGAGCGGGAACGTGGCCATCCTGAAGGCCGCCCAGCTGCTCCAACTGGGGCTGCTGGACGCCTGCGTGGTCGTCGGCGCCCTGTGCGACCTGTCGCCGGTGGCACTGCAGGGCTTCTTCAACGTGGGCGCCATGGGTGGACGGCGCTTCCGCGACTCACCCGAGCTGGCCTGCCGCCCCTTCGACCAGGAGCACGAGGGCTTCATCTACGGCCAGGGCAGCGGGTGCCTCATCCTGGAGACGGCGGGCTCGGCGAAGGGGCGGGGGGTCCCTGGGAAGGCGGAGCTGCTGGGGGGCGCGCTGCGGCTCGATGGCAACCGGCTGGCCGACCCGAATGAGGCGGGCGAGATCCGCGTCATGCAGCAGTGCATGGCCCGCGCGAACCTCCGGCCCGAGCAGGTCGACTACATCAACGCCCATGGTTCGGCATCCCCCCTGGGGGACAAGACCGAGGTCCGGGCGATCAGGGCCGTCCTGGGGGACCAGACGCCCAGGGTGTGGATCAACTCGACCAAGGGACTCACGGGCCACTGCCTGTTCTCCGCGGGTGTCATCGAGGCGATCGCCTGTGTGACGCAGATGGAGCATGGGTTCGTCCATCCGAACCTCAACCTGCGCCAGCCGATCGACACGGTCTGCCGGTTCAGCGGGCCGGTCGCGGAGCGTGTCCGGATCCAGGTGGCGCTGAGCAACTCGTTCGGCTTCGGCGGCATCAACAGCTGCATTGCGTTCGGGACGCGAGGGCCGGGCGATGTATGA
- a CDS encoding acyl carrier protein, which produces MTKNEIFEVVKKNILEVLSDVSADQIRVDCQLKDLGANSIDRVEITTMSMEALGINIPLVDLAGVSNIQGLVDQLYEKSQSKGSR; this is translated from the coding sequence ATGACGAAGAATGAGATTTTCGAGGTCGTGAAGAAGAACATCCTGGAGGTCCTGTCGGACGTGTCGGCGGACCAGATCCGGGTCGATTGCCAGCTCAAGGACCTGGGCGCCAACTCGATCGATCGGGTCGAGATCACGACGATGTCCATGGAGGCCCTTGGTATCAACATCCCGCTGGTCGACCTGGCTGGTGTCTCCAATATCCAGGGGCTGGTGGATCAGCTGTACGAGAAGAGCCAGAGCAAGGGTTCCAGGTAG
- a CDS encoding hydroxymethylglutaryl-CoA synthase family protein, whose amino-acid sequence MVNVGIEAMNVFGGSAFVDVQKLAQYRGLDNARFENLLMKQKTVALPWEDPVSYAVNAAMPIVEALDPAEKDRIELLITCSESGIDFGKSMSTYIHHYLGLNRHCRLFELKQACYSGTAGFQMAVNFILSQTSPGAKALVVATDISRFKVVEHSSAVNMEWSFSEPSSGAGAVAVLVSETPHVYQVDVGANGYYGYEVMDTCRPVPDSEAGDSDLSLMSYLDCNEQAFLEYQRRVEDADYRNSFQYLSSHTPFGGMVKGAHRKMMRKFCKAATNEIEEDFQRRVLPGLRYCQRVGNIMGATVFMSLASTIDHGEFGRPKRIGVFSYGSGCCSEFYSGVVTREGQERQRRFDIGHGLELRHELSMPQYEHLLTISKMVEFGTRNVQVDREVLPGVPARRPGARRLVLREIREFHRKYEWLE is encoded by the coding sequence ATGGTGAACGTAGGCATCGAGGCGATGAACGTATTCGGGGGCTCGGCTTTCGTCGATGTCCAGAAGCTGGCCCAGTACCGCGGCCTCGACAACGCGAGGTTCGAGAACCTCTTGATGAAGCAGAAGACCGTCGCGCTGCCCTGGGAGGACCCGGTCAGCTACGCGGTGAACGCGGCGATGCCGATCGTCGAGGCGCTCGACCCGGCCGAGAAGGACCGCATCGAGCTGCTCATCACGTGCTCGGAGTCGGGAATCGACTTCGGCAAGTCGATGAGCACGTATATCCATCACTACCTGGGGCTGAATCGCCACTGCCGGCTCTTCGAGCTCAAGCAGGCCTGCTACTCGGGCACCGCCGGGTTCCAGATGGCCGTCAACTTCATCCTGTCCCAGACGTCACCGGGGGCCAAGGCGTTGGTGGTGGCCACCGACATCTCGCGCTTCAAGGTCGTCGAGCACAGCTCCGCCGTGAACATGGAGTGGTCCTTCTCCGAGCCGAGCTCGGGCGCCGGTGCGGTGGCGGTGCTCGTGAGCGAGACGCCCCACGTGTATCAGGTGGATGTCGGGGCCAACGGCTACTACGGCTACGAGGTGATGGATACCTGCCGCCCCGTGCCGGACAGCGAGGCGGGTGACTCCGATCTGTCCCTGATGTCGTACCTGGACTGCAACGAGCAGGCCTTCCTGGAGTACCAGCGGCGGGTGGAGGACGCGGACTATCGCAATTCCTTCCAGTACCTGTCTTCCCATACGCCCTTCGGTGGAATGGTCAAAGGCGCGCATCGCAAGATGATGCGCAAGTTCTGCAAGGCCGCCACGAACGAGATCGAGGAAGACTTCCAGCGGCGCGTCCTCCCCGGTCTGCGCTACTGCCAGCGGGTGGGCAACATCATGGGAGCGACGGTGTTCATGTCGCTCGCCAGCACCATCGACCATGGCGAGTTCGGGCGGCCCAAGCGCATCGGAGTCTTCTCGTATGGCTCCGGGTGCTGCTCGGAGTTCTACAGCGGCGTGGTGACGCGCGAGGGCCAGGAGCGCCAGCGGCGCTTCGACATCGGGCACGGGCTGGAGCTGCGTCATGAGCTGTCGATGCCCCAGTACGAGCACCTGCTGACCATCAGCAAGATGGTGGAGTTCGGCACCCGGAACGTGCAGGTGGATCGCGAGGTGCTGCCCGGTGTTCCGGCGCGGCGGCCGGGCGCCCGGCGGCTCGTGCTGAGAGAGATTCGTGAGTTCCACAGGAAATACGAGTGGCTCGAGTGA